The proteins below are encoded in one region of Megalops cyprinoides isolate fMegCyp1 chromosome 14, fMegCyp1.pri, whole genome shotgun sequence:
- the lig4 gene encoding DNA ligase 4, with protein sequence MATASVSEADPPSSVASQVPFCHLCSILEKIQKAKLRPEKAKCLRDFMDSWRKFHAALHKDNPNTTDSFYPAMRLIVPPFERERMAYGIKENMLGKLYIEVLGLPKNGPEANKLLNYRAPTTSQGEAGDFAVMAYFVLKKRCTSQGNLTIKDVNDFLDSVAISNAGKQKDLVKKNLLHLITQSSALEQKWLIRMILKDMKLGMSKETVLQVFHSDAPELYNVTTDLEKVCRQLHDPSVSLSEVSIGLFSAFRPMLAAVANIKQVEKQMNYQSFYIETKLDGERIQLHKDGDVYKYFSRNSYEYTQQFGVSPLQGSLTPFIHNVFKPHVGNCILDGEMMAYNPSTETFMQKGTKFDIKRLVDDSELQTCFCVFDVLLVNDQKFGHEPLRKRYDILQTIFTPVKGRIHLVPKTEARTMQEVVDALNEAIDNREEGVMVKDPMSIYKPDKRGEGWLKIKPEYVDGLMDELDLLILGGYWGKGRRGGMMSHFLCAVAETPKLGEKPSVFYSFCRIGSGYTMKELYELGLKLAKHWKVYRKNDPPESILCTAEKPEVYIDPCNSVVIQVKAAEIVDSDMYKTNCTLRFPRIERIREDKEWHQCMTLADLNEFRSKASGKLASRHLYISDSEPDRKKRKLPAKTKKAVGIIEHFKAQDLSGVTKESDIFEDVEFCILNGSEEHSKADLEKGVARFGGIVVQNPGKDTYCVIAAVENMRVKNLIAANQHDVVWATWLLECLEQKQLVPWEPNHMIHMSPPTKEHFAKEYDQFGDSYYVNTDEDQLKEAFGRISTKEADVPSLANLEARYSLDDLPTCMFRPFRAYLDHCADIGDPKSFIQSTCLHTRALEFRFHGGIVESKLIEGVSHVIIAEETRVLQLRTLRRLFAKKFKIVRESWVRDSIKAGHLLNDNDYLV encoded by the coding sequence ATGGCGACAGCATCAGTCAGTGAAGCAGATCCTCCAAGCTCCGTTGCCTCTCAGGTACCTTTTTGCCACCTCTGTTCAATTTTGGAGAAAATACAAAAGGCCAAGCTTAGACCAGAGAAAGCTAAGTGTTTGAGAGACTTCATGGATTCATGGCGAAAGTTCCATGCTGCTCTCCACAAGGATAACCCAAACACCACAGATTCTTTCTATCCGGCCATGCGGCTCATAGTTCCCCCtttcgagagagagaggatggccTATGGCATAAAGGAAAACATGCTTGGCAAACTTTACATTGAAGTCTTAGGCCTACCAAAGAATGGTCCAGAGGCAAATAAACTTCTCAATTACAGAGCTCCAACTACATCTCAAGGGGAAGCGGGAGACTTTGCTGTTATGGCCTActttgtgttgaagaaaaggtGTACAAGTCAGGGGAATCTAACTATTAAGGATGTCAATGACTTCTTGGACTCAGTTGCCATCAGCAATGCGGGGAAACAGAAGGACCTTGTCAAAAAGAACCTGTTGCACTTGATCACCCAGAGCTCAGCCCTGGAGCAGAAGTGGCTCATCCGCATGATCCTGAAAGACATGAAGCTTGGTATGAGCAAGGAGACTGTTCTCCAGGTCTTTCATTCTGATGCGCCAGAGCTCTACAATGTCACCACAGACCTGGAGAAGGTATGCAGGCAGCTGCATGatccctctgtgtccctcagtGAGGTGTCCATCGGACTATTCTCAGCCTTCAGGCCCATGTTAGCCGCTGTGGCTAACATCAAGCAGGTGGAGAAACAGATGAACTATCAGAGCTTCTACATTGAAACCAAGCTGGATGGTGAACGCATCCAGCTGCACAAAGATGGGGATGTGTACAAGTATTTCTCCCGGAATTCATATGAGTACACACAACAGTTCGGGGTCTCACCGCTACAGGGATCCCTGACACCCTTCATTCACAATGTCTTCAAGCCCCACGTTGGGAACTGCATCCTGGATGGTGAGATGATGGCATATAATCCCAGTACTGAGACTTTCATGCAAAAAGGAACTAAATTTGACATTAAGAGGCTTGTTGATGACTCCGAGCTGCAGACCTGTTTCTGCGTGTTTGATGTTCTTCTCGTTAATGACCAGAAGTTTGGACACGAGCCGCTAAGGAAGCGGTATGACATACTTCAGACCATCTTTACCCCAGTAAAGGGTCGAATACACCTGGTACCCAAAACGGAAGCCAGAACTATGCAGGAAGTGGTGGATGCCCTCAATGAAGCAATTGACAATAGGGAAGAAGGTGTTATGGTAAAGGATCCCATGTCTATCTACAAGCCAGATAAGCGAGGTGAGGGATGGCTGAAGATTAAGCCAGAGTATGTGGATGGTCTGATGGATGAACTTGACTTATTGATCCTGGGGGGCTACTGGGGTAAAGGCAGGCGAGGTGGGATGATGTCCCATTTCCTGTGTGCAGTTGCTGAAACTCCCAAACTAGGAGAGAAACCATCTGTATTTTACTCTTTTTGCCGCATTGGTTCAGGATACACTATGAAGGAGTTGTACGAACTAGGCCTGAAACTGGCCAAACACTGGAAGGTATATCGTAAAAATGATCCCCCAGAATCAATTCTGTGTACCGCAGAGAAACCAGAGGTTTATATTGATCCTTGCAACTCCGTGGTCATTCAGGTCAAAGCAGCTGAAATAGTCGACAGTGACATGTATAAGACAAACTGCACGCTGCGTTTTCCAAGGATAGAGAGGATAAGGGAGGACAAGGAATGGCATCAGTGCATGACACTGGCAGATCTGAATGAGTTCCGGAGCAAAGCCTCAGGAAAGCTGGCATCAAGGCATCTGTACATCAGTGACAGTGAGCCGGACAGAAAGAAGCGAAAGCTGCCAGCAAAGACTAAGAAAGCGGTTGGGATCATTGAGCATTTCAAGGCTCAGGACTTGTCCGGTGTGACAAAAGAGTCAGACATATTTGAGGATGTTGAGTTCTGCATCTTGAATGGGAGTGAAGAGCACTCCAAGGCCGATCTGGAGAAAGGTGTGGCTAGATTCGGGGGCATTGTGGTCCAGAATCCAGGCAAGGACACTTACTGCGTCATTGCAGCTGTGGAGAATATGAGAGTGAAAAACCTGATTGCTGCCAACCAGCACGATGTAGTATGGGCCACATGGCTGCTGGAGTGCCTGGAACAGAAACAGCTTGTACCTTGGGAACCTAATCACATGATCCACATGTCTCCACCCACAAAGGAGCACTTTGCAAAGGAGTACGACCAGTTTGGTGACAGTTATTATGTCAACACAGATGAGGACCAGTTGAAAGAGGCCTTTGGGAGGATAAGCACTAAGGAAGCAGATGTGCCCTCCTTAGCAAATCTGGAGGCACGGTACAGTTTGGATGACCTGCCTACTTGCATGTTCAGGCCCTTTCGAGCGTATCTTGACCACTGCGCTGATATTGGAGACCCCAAGAGCTTCATTCAGTCAACGTGCTTGCACACGCGAGCATTGGAATTTCGTTTCCATGGGGGAATCGTGGAGTCCAAGCTTATAGAAGGGGTCTCTCATGTCATTATTGCTGAGGAGACTAGAGTTCTTCAATTAAGAACTCTCAGAAGACTCTTTGCTAAGAAGTTTAAGATTGTGAGAGAGTCCTGGGTGAGAGATTCTATTAAAGCAGGGCACCTGCTGAATGATAATGACTACCTTGTGTAA